Proteins co-encoded in one Streptomyces sp. NBC_01283 genomic window:
- a CDS encoding DUF1349 domain-containing protein has protein sequence MDVNIPELPFSLRTYGPDGNWSYDDGVLTGWAGSRQDRFVPPTGEALDPASDAPRLLGAPEGDFQLIARVTVGFAAAFDAGVLYLHVGDREWAKLCLERSPDEATVCTVVTRGRSDDANAFVVDGSSVWLRISRTGSAFAFHASLDGKEWTFVRIFSLGEEETAGAALVGFMAQSPVGEGCVVTYDGIEFRPNWPRGLRDGS, from the coding sequence ATGGACGTCAATATCCCCGAACTGCCCTTCTCCCTGCGCACATACGGCCCTGACGGGAACTGGTCGTACGACGACGGGGTGCTCACCGGCTGGGCGGGTTCCCGGCAGGACCGCTTCGTCCCGCCGACGGGCGAGGCGCTGGACCCCGCGTCGGACGCGCCGCGCCTCCTGGGCGCGCCCGAGGGGGACTTCCAGCTCATCGCCCGGGTGACGGTGGGCTTCGCGGCGGCGTTCGACGCGGGCGTCCTCTACCTCCACGTGGGCGACCGGGAGTGGGCGAAGCTCTGCCTGGAGCGGTCGCCGGACGAGGCGACGGTCTGCACGGTCGTCACCCGCGGCCGCTCCGACGACGCGAACGCGTTCGTGGTGGACGGCAGCAGCGTCTGGCTCCGCATCAGCCGTACGGGCTCGGCGTTCGCCTTCCACGCCTCGCTGGACGGCAAGGAGTGGACGTTCGTCCGGATCTTCTCCCTGGGCGAGGAGGAGACGGCGGGCGCGGCGCTGGTCGGCTTCATGGCGCAGTCCCCTGTCGGGGAGGGGTGCGTGGTGACGTACGACGGGATCGAGTTCCGTCCGAACTGGCCCCGGGGCCTGAGAGACGGCTCCTGA
- a CDS encoding MFS transporter, with product MTSATTPDARSSVSRVLRDRDARLCLGAVLVSGFGSSAMWLVSGIWVKELTGSDGLAALCAFALWAPALIGPLLGTVADRTRRRPLLIGTNLALGALLTALLFVDSTSTLWILYAVLFLYGACGAVTDAAEAALVTAAVGRDLTGDFNGLRMSANEGMKLIAPLAGAGLFAAYGGARVALLDAATFVLAAGMFALLRVREDSPVPGDAMGWRAQTAEGARHLWGDPRLRPLVLAGGLAMLTSGISGAAVYAVVEGLGHSPAYTGMLYVVQGAGSVAVGVASGALMRRFGGRRFGGAGIALTALAVVLQALPYDATALAGSLANGLGLPCVLIAGMTAVQRETPRALLGRAAATANTLMFTPTAVGIALGAGLVETVDYRVLLPVLAGARLLIAAPLLRSRSARATSRRPSA from the coding sequence ATGACATCTGCCACGACACCTGACGCGAGATCGTCGGTCTCCCGTGTCCTGCGCGACCGCGACGCGCGTCTCTGCCTGGGCGCGGTGCTGGTCTCCGGCTTCGGCAGCTCCGCGATGTGGCTGGTCTCCGGGATCTGGGTGAAGGAGCTGACCGGCTCGGACGGCCTGGCCGCCCTCTGCGCCTTCGCGCTCTGGGCCCCGGCCCTGATCGGCCCTCTCCTGGGCACGGTCGCCGACCGCACCCGCCGCAGACCCCTGCTCATCGGCACGAACCTGGCCCTGGGCGCCCTGCTGACCGCCCTCCTGTTCGTCGACTCCACCAGCACCCTGTGGATCCTCTACGCGGTGCTGTTCCTGTACGGGGCGTGCGGCGCCGTCACCGACGCGGCGGAGGCGGCCCTGGTGACGGCGGCGGTCGGCAGGGATCTGACGGGGGACTTCAACGGCCTGCGGATGTCCGCGAACGAAGGCATGAAGCTGATCGCGCCCCTCGCCGGAGCGGGCCTCTTCGCCGCGTACGGAGGCGCCCGGGTGGCGCTCCTGGACGCCGCCACCTTCGTGCTCGCGGCAGGGATGTTCGCACTCCTTCGGGTCCGCGAGGACTCACCCGTGCCCGGCGACGCGATGGGCTGGCGGGCGCAGACAGCCGAAGGGGCACGCCACTTGTGGGGCGACCCGCGGCTGCGGCCCCTAGTCCTCGCGGGCGGTCTCGCCATGCTGACCTCGGGGATCAGCGGGGCGGCCGTCTACGCGGTCGTGGAGGGACTGGGCCATTCCCCCGCGTACACAGGCATGCTGTACGTCGTGCAGGGCGCGGGATCGGTCGCGGTCGGCGTCGCTTCGGGGGCGCTGATGCGGCGCTTTGGAGGGCGCCGGTTCGGCGGGGCGGGCATCGCGCTCACCGCGCTCGCCGTGGTCCTGCAGGCACTGCCGTACGACGCGACGGCCCTCGCGGGCAGTCTCGCCAACGGCCTCGGGCTGCCCTGCGTACTGATCGCGGGCATGACGGCGGTGCAGCGCGAGACACCGCGGGCGCTCCTGGGCCGGGCGGCGGCGACCGCGAACACCCTGATGTTCACGCCGACCGCGGTGGGCATCGCTCTGGGCGCGGGTCTGGTCGAGACAGTCGACTACCGCGTCCTCCTGCCGGTCCTCGCGGGGGCGCGGCTGCTGATCGCCGCGCCCCTGCTCAGGTCCCGTTCCGCACGCGCTACTTCACGTCGGCCCAGCGCTTGA
- a CDS encoding PadR family transcriptional regulator, with the protein MTAPASGGAKTDRRASWFKGVLDLLVLAALTDGESYGYEIAKLLGAAGFGQIKGGTLYPVLNRLEEAGLVAAEFRATEKGPGRRYYSLTDAGRATLGEQGGLWLAFDGSVREMLAKAGVR; encoded by the coding sequence ATGACCGCACCCGCTTCCGGGGGCGCGAAGACCGACCGCCGGGCCAGCTGGTTCAAGGGCGTACTCGATCTGCTCGTGCTCGCCGCCCTCACCGACGGCGAGAGCTACGGCTATGAGATCGCCAAGCTGCTCGGCGCCGCAGGCTTCGGCCAGATCAAGGGCGGCACGCTCTATCCCGTGCTCAACCGCCTGGAGGAGGCGGGCCTCGTCGCCGCGGAGTTCCGGGCCACGGAGAAGGGCCCCGGCAGGCGCTACTACTCCCTCACCGACGCGGGGCGCGCCACCCTCGGGGAGCAGGGCGGGCTGTGGCTCGCCTTCGACGGATCCGTGCGCGAGATGCTGGCGAAGGCGGGCGTGCGATGA
- a CDS encoding sensor histidine kinase — translation MKALAAALPVLFGRRARRRWIHLILGGALAMPYVFVGSVIVGPLLGEDNVFGSLTSQLGAFALGLPLAAITALFPLTRPMSVAAVRALCDVPGDALADGPARSRQARGRTVAWFTLHLGFGGIISGMSLALPPFAAVLIVLPFAPALRDSRAGTPEVLNEGWALALCPVAGIVSLVALAGCAAAAGGLLARWAPDLLGPSPADRLAAAEQRAADLAVRNRLARELHDSVGHALSAVTLQASAARRVLDRDPEFVREALTAIEETTRRTVGELDAVLGVLREGGGQAGPTAPAPTLSADLDGLLKRTRAGGLRVKATVELGPEGADALPPMVSREAYRIVQESLSNALRHAGPDAPVTLRIALDGADLAILAENPLPHETPASRPGGGHGLRGVTDRARLLGGTVRAGPVDGVWRVDVHLPLKGPAHP, via the coding sequence GTGAAGGCTCTCGCGGCAGCTCTGCCGGTCCTGTTCGGGCGGCGGGCCCGGCGCCGGTGGATCCATCTGATCCTCGGCGGCGCACTCGCCATGCCGTACGTCTTCGTGGGGTCCGTCATCGTCGGGCCGCTGCTCGGCGAGGACAACGTGTTCGGCTCGCTCACCTCCCAACTCGGCGCGTTCGCCCTGGGGTTGCCGCTCGCCGCGATCACCGCGCTCTTCCCGCTCACGCGCCCCATGTCGGTGGCCGCGGTGCGCGCGCTGTGCGACGTGCCGGGCGACGCACTCGCCGACGGGCCCGCACGGTCCCGGCAGGCACGCGGGCGCACCGTCGCGTGGTTCACGCTGCACCTCGGGTTCGGCGGGATCATCAGCGGGATGTCCCTGGCGCTGCCGCCGTTCGCGGCGGTGCTGATCGTGCTGCCCTTCGCCCCGGCACTGCGGGACAGCCGGGCCGGGACGCCGGAGGTCCTGAACGAGGGCTGGGCGCTCGCGCTCTGCCCGGTCGCCGGGATCGTCTCCCTCGTCGCGCTCGCGGGGTGCGCGGCGGCGGCCGGGGGCCTGCTCGCGCGCTGGGCGCCCGATCTCCTCGGCCCTTCGCCCGCCGACCGGCTCGCGGCGGCCGAGCAGCGCGCCGCGGACCTCGCCGTGCGCAACCGGCTCGCGCGGGAGCTGCACGACTCGGTGGGCCACGCCCTGAGCGCGGTCACGCTGCAGGCGAGCGCCGCCCGCCGGGTCCTGGACCGCGACCCGGAGTTCGTCCGCGAGGCGCTGACCGCCATCGAGGAGACGACGCGGCGCACGGTGGGCGAACTCGACGCGGTCCTCGGGGTGTTGCGGGAGGGCGGCGGCCAGGCGGGTCCGACCGCCCCCGCCCCCACCCTCTCCGCCGATCTCGACGGGCTCCTCAAGCGCACCCGCGCGGGCGGCCTGCGGGTGAAGGCCACGGTTGAGCTGGGCCCCGAAGGCGCGGACGCCCTGCCCCCGATGGTGTCCCGCGAGGCCTACCGCATCGTCCAGGAGAGCCTGAGCAACGCGCTGCGGCACGCGGGCCCCGACGCCCCGGTGACCCTGCGGATCGCCCTGGACGGCGCCGATCTGGCGATCCTCGCGGAGAACCCGCTGCCCCACGAAACCCCCGCGTCCCGCCCCGGCGGCGGCCACGGCCTGCGCGGCGTCACCGACCGGGCCAGGCTCCTCGGCGGCACCGTGCGGGCGGGACCCGTCGACGGGGTGTGGCGCGTGGACGTACACCTCCCCCTGAAAGGACCCGCACACCCATGA
- a CDS encoding aldehyde dehydrogenase (NADP(+)) has translation MAAAPVWSVDPRTGKQREQVAVEATVQEVDQAVRAALAAKDSLNDRAVRAAFLRSAADLLDGAKDHLVEAADAETALGPVRLTGELARTCFQLRAFADVVDEGGFLGVVIDHPDNSATPPIPDLRRYKIPLGVVAVYSASNFPFAFSVPGGDTASALAAGCPVVVKAHPDHPATSELVAATLRRAAALHGIPEGVVGLVHGFEAGVELVKHPLVSGAGFTGSIRGGRALFDAAAARPVPIPFHGELGSLNPVVVTEAAAAERAEEIGAGLAGSMTLGVGQFCVKPGLVFAPAGAGGDRLLKSLTEAVSDTEAGVLLDHRMRDNFVAGVRERGELPDVDAPVTPGAGSEHTVSAGFLTVPAARLATEGEHDLLLEECFGPVTVVARYEDDAEIAAALTRLSGNLTATVQLSAEEAAGEGRGAALLAELTPLAGRLLVNGWPTGVAVAPAQHHGGPYPATTSTSTSVGGTAIERWLRPVAYQNTPPALLPPELRDDNPMGLPRRYDGRLEH, from the coding sequence GTGGCAGCAGCACCAGTCTGGAGTGTCGACCCCCGAACCGGGAAGCAGCGCGAACAGGTTGCGGTCGAAGCCACAGTCCAAGAGGTGGATCAGGCGGTGCGTGCCGCACTGGCCGCCAAGGACTCCCTGAACGACCGTGCCGTACGCGCCGCCTTCCTGCGCTCCGCGGCCGACCTGCTCGACGGAGCCAAGGATCACCTGGTGGAGGCCGCGGACGCGGAGACCGCGCTCGGTCCCGTCCGCCTCACCGGCGAACTCGCCCGCACCTGCTTCCAGTTGCGGGCCTTCGCGGACGTGGTCGACGAGGGCGGCTTCCTGGGCGTCGTCATCGACCACCCCGACAACAGCGCCACGCCGCCCATCCCGGACCTGCGGCGCTACAAGATCCCGCTCGGCGTCGTGGCCGTCTACTCCGCGTCCAACTTCCCGTTCGCCTTCTCCGTCCCCGGCGGTGACACCGCGAGCGCGCTCGCGGCGGGCTGCCCCGTGGTCGTCAAGGCGCACCCGGACCACCCGGCCACCTCCGAGCTGGTGGCGGCGACGCTGCGGCGGGCCGCGGCCCTGCACGGCATCCCCGAGGGCGTCGTCGGCCTCGTGCACGGCTTCGAGGCGGGAGTCGAGCTCGTCAAGCACCCGCTCGTGTCCGGCGCGGGCTTCACGGGCTCGATCCGTGGCGGCCGTGCCCTCTTCGACGCGGCGGCGGCCCGCCCCGTGCCGATCCCCTTCCACGGCGAGCTCGGCTCCCTCAACCCGGTCGTCGTGACCGAGGCCGCGGCGGCCGAGCGCGCGGAGGAGATCGGCGCGGGGCTCGCGGGCTCGATGACGCTCGGCGTCGGCCAGTTCTGCGTCAAGCCCGGCCTGGTCTTCGCCCCGGCGGGCGCGGGCGGCGACCGGCTCCTGAAGTCCCTGACGGAGGCGGTCAGCGACACCGAGGCCGGGGTGCTCCTCGACCACCGGATGCGGGACAACTTCGTGGCGGGCGTGCGCGAGCGCGGCGAACTCCCGGACGTGGACGCCCCGGTGACGCCGGGCGCGGGCAGCGAGCACACGGTGAGCGCCGGGTTCCTGACGGTCCCGGCGGCGAGGCTCGCCACCGAGGGCGAGCACGACCTGCTCCTGGAGGAGTGCTTCGGGCCGGTGACGGTCGTCGCGCGCTACGAGGACGACGCGGAGATCGCCGCCGCCCTCACCCGGCTCTCCGGCAACCTCACGGCGACGGTGCAGCTGTCCGCCGAGGAGGCGGCCGGCGAGGGGCGCGGGGCCGCGCTGCTCGCCGAGCTGACGCCGCTGGCCGGGCGCCTGCTGGTCAACGGGTGGCCGACCGGGGTCGCGGTGGCGCCCGCGCAGCACCACGGCGGTCCGTACCCGGCGACGACGTCGACCTCCACCTCCGTGGGCGGTACGGCGATCGAACGCTGGCTGCGGCCCGTCGCGTACCAGAACACGCCCCCCGCGCTGCTGCCGCCCGAGCTGCGGGACGACAATCCGATGGGGCTGCCGCGTCGCTACGACGGGCGCCTGGAACACTGA
- a CDS encoding IclR family transcriptional regulator — MSAGETGGAQVKSAVRTVELLEYFAGRPGMHSLAAVQEAVGYPKSSLYMLLRTLVELGWVETDATGTRYGIGVRALLVGTSYIDGDEVVAAARPTLDRLSDDTTETIHLARLDGTNVVYLATRQSQHYLRPFTRVGRRLPAHSTSLGKALLATHTDEQVRKMLPETLPALTEHTITDREKLIEELRTVREQGFAVDREENTLGLRCFGVAIPYRTPARDAISCSVPVARLTPAHEQMVKDALFDARDRLTLATRRL; from the coding sequence ATGTCGGCTGGCGAGACTGGCGGGGCACAGGTCAAGTCCGCTGTGCGGACGGTGGAGTTGCTCGAATACTTCGCGGGCCGCCCCGGAATGCACTCTTTGGCCGCCGTCCAGGAAGCCGTCGGTTACCCCAAGTCCAGTCTCTACATGCTCCTTCGTACGCTGGTGGAGCTGGGCTGGGTCGAGACGGACGCGACGGGCACGCGGTACGGCATCGGGGTACGGGCCCTGCTGGTGGGCACCTCGTACATCGACGGCGACGAGGTGGTGGCGGCGGCGCGTCCCACGCTGGACCGCCTCTCGGACGACACCACGGAGACCATCCACCTGGCGCGCCTCGACGGCACGAACGTCGTCTACCTCGCCACGCGCCAGTCGCAGCACTACCTGCGGCCCTTCACGCGGGTGGGCCGCCGTCTCCCGGCGCACTCGACGTCCCTGGGCAAGGCGCTGCTCGCCACCCACACCGACGAGCAGGTCCGCAAGATGCTCCCGGAGACGCTGCCCGCCCTGACCGAGCACACGATCACCGACCGCGAGAAGCTGATCGAGGAGCTGCGCACGGTCCGCGAGCAGGGCTTCGCGGTGGACCGCGAGGAGAACACGCTCGGCCTGCGCTGCTTCGGCGTCGCGATCCCGTACCGCACGCCCGCGCGGGACGCGATCAGCTGCTCCGTGCCGGTCGCGCGGCTTACGCCCGCGCACGAGCAGATGGTGAAGGACGCGTTGTTCGACGCGCGGGACCGCCTGACACTGGCGACTCGTAGGCTTTGA
- a CDS encoding HAD family acid phosphatase, whose amino-acid sequence MRKSLRVAGIATACAVAGAALYGTGAATADNATARHTAEPQNIGVLVGEIDDYYGAYQDADGVWRSSPDSPYAKDLARIQAKAKKDIRKAAARTGHHHGKKPAIVLDVDDTSLLSFDYEKTTNYTYNNTTWDAYVKAAKRPAVFGMPGLVTYAKSKGVEVFFLTGLSESQREGAVTNLAKAGYDTQLDTTHVFTKNKTAPPAYLSNCATPAKWECTTVQFKEGTRKHIESTGYNIVGSFGDQVSDLAGGYADKTYKLPNPTYFVE is encoded by the coding sequence ATGCGCAAGTCTCTACGGGTGGCGGGCATCGCCACCGCCTGTGCCGTCGCCGGTGCCGCGCTGTACGGCACGGGCGCCGCCACCGCCGACAACGCCACGGCGCGGCACACCGCCGAACCCCAGAACATCGGCGTGCTCGTCGGCGAGATAGACGACTACTACGGCGCCTACCAGGACGCCGACGGTGTCTGGCGCTCCTCGCCCGACAGCCCGTACGCCAAGGACCTGGCGCGCATCCAGGCGAAGGCGAAGAAGGACATCAGGAAGGCCGCCGCCCGCACGGGCCATCACCACGGCAAGAAGCCCGCGATCGTCCTCGACGTGGACGACACCTCGCTGCTCAGCTTCGACTACGAGAAGACGACCAACTACACCTACAACAACACCACGTGGGACGCGTACGTGAAGGCGGCCAAGCGCCCCGCCGTCTTCGGTATGCCCGGACTGGTCACGTACGCCAAGAGCAAGGGCGTCGAGGTCTTCTTCCTGACCGGCCTGAGCGAGTCGCAGCGTGAGGGCGCCGTCACGAACCTGGCCAAGGCCGGGTACGACACGCAGCTCGACACCACGCACGTCTTCACCAAGAACAAGACCGCCCCGCCCGCCTATCTGAGCAACTGCGCCACGCCCGCCAAGTGGGAGTGCACCACCGTGCAGTTCAAGGAAGGCACCCGCAAGCACATCGAGTCGACCGGCTACAACATCGTCGGCAGCTTCGGCGACCAGGTCTCCGACCTCGCGGGCGGCTACGCGGACAAGACGTACAAGCTGCCCAACCCCACCTATTTCGTGGAGTAG
- a CDS encoding CPBP family intramembrane glutamic endopeptidase has protein sequence MTVSLSPEFSAVSTAVAAAVGAYLLLGEPWLGRRVYASLARRRDTEPRALVGYFTFVLVFWWVLAALAMAVLLFSPAMAAADLGIALPESPLTAVAVIAVMVAVSVVSGRKMRALAEGGRNVPGLASIQAMLPRTPQERRLAIAVAVTDGICAELVYRGLLIAFGVGVLGLDVYVAAALSVLAYALAGIYQGRSGVIAFGLVGVLFTGLYLASGSLLLPVAIHIALSVRDLTLPVPEPVETFTPRETPYEPTPYEPTPKGS, from the coding sequence ATGACCGTCTCGCTCTCACCGGAGTTCTCGGCCGTGTCCACGGCCGTCGCCGCCGCGGTAGGCGCCTATCTGCTCCTCGGCGAGCCCTGGCTCGGACGCCGCGTCTACGCCTCGCTCGCCCGCCGCCGCGACACCGAACCCCGCGCGCTCGTCGGCTACTTCACCTTCGTACTCGTCTTCTGGTGGGTCCTCGCCGCGCTCGCGATGGCCGTGCTGCTGTTCTCGCCGGCCATGGCCGCCGCCGACCTCGGCATCGCGCTCCCCGAGTCGCCGCTGACCGCGGTCGCCGTCATCGCCGTGATGGTGGCGGTGTCCGTGGTGTCCGGGCGGAAGATGCGGGCCCTCGCCGAGGGCGGCAGGAACGTGCCGGGGCTCGCCTCCATCCAGGCGATGCTGCCGCGCACGCCCCAGGAGCGCCGCCTCGCGATCGCCGTCGCCGTGACCGACGGCATCTGCGCCGAGCTCGTCTACCGCGGGCTCCTGATCGCCTTCGGCGTCGGCGTGCTCGGCCTCGACGTCTATGTGGCGGCGGCCCTTTCGGTGCTCGCGTACGCCCTCGCCGGGATCTACCAGGGCCGCAGTGGCGTCATCGCCTTCGGCCTCGTCGGGGTGCTGTTCACCGGGCTCTATCTGGCGAGCGGAAGCCTGCTGCTGCCCGTCGCCATCCATATCGCCCTCTCCGTCAGGGACTTGACGCTCCCCGTGCCGGAGCCCGTCGAGACCTTCACCCCGCGCGAGACCCCGTACGAGCCGACCCCGTACGAGCCGACCCCGAAGGGCAGCTGA
- a CDS encoding response regulator, whose protein sequence is MTETASAPAPIRIVLADDERMVRTALRVILSAEPDLEVVGEAASGAEAVSVVRELRPDVVLMDVRMPEIDGIRATEQILGTQADPPRIVVVTTFENDSYVYEALRAGASGFLLKRADADSLVQAVRLVARSDSLLFPAAVRALAAEHARAKPAPPAWVARLTGRESEVLRLMAEGLTNAEIAGRMGVGPATVKTHVAAVLAKTGARDRTQAVIAAYEAGFMNAD, encoded by the coding sequence ATGACCGAGACGGCCTCGGCCCCCGCCCCCATCCGCATCGTCCTCGCCGACGACGAGCGCATGGTGCGCACCGCCCTGCGCGTGATCCTCTCCGCCGAGCCCGACCTGGAGGTCGTCGGCGAGGCGGCGAGCGGCGCGGAGGCGGTGTCCGTCGTGCGCGAGCTGCGGCCCGACGTGGTGCTCATGGACGTACGCATGCCGGAGATCGACGGCATCCGGGCCACCGAGCAGATCCTGGGGACGCAGGCCGACCCGCCGCGCATCGTGGTCGTGACGACCTTCGAGAACGACTCCTATGTGTACGAGGCACTGCGGGCGGGGGCCTCGGGGTTCCTGCTGAAGCGGGCCGACGCGGACTCGCTGGTGCAGGCGGTACGGCTGGTCGCGCGCAGCGACTCGCTGCTCTTCCCCGCGGCGGTGCGCGCCCTGGCCGCCGAGCACGCGCGCGCCAAGCCCGCGCCACCTGCCTGGGTGGCCCGGCTGACGGGGCGCGAGAGCGAGGTGCTGCGGCTGATGGCGGAGGGCCTGACCAACGCGGAGATCGCCGGGCGGATGGGCGTGGGCCCGGCGACGGTGAAGACGCACGTGGCCGCGGTGCTGGCCAAGACGGGGGCACGGGACCGCACGCAGGCGGTGATCGCGGCGTACGAGGCGGGCTTCATGAACGCCGACTGA
- a CDS encoding peptidoglycan D,D-transpeptidase FtsI family protein encodes MNKTIRNASVFTLLLVLALLVRATWVQFYDSKALADDKKNRRNVIEQYANPLGDIIVGGDTVTGSERTKGSDLKYKRTYKDGDLYSSVTGYSSQVYGATQLEGIYKDVLDGTDTRLKNPLDTVTNKRADPGDVVTTIDPAVQKAAYKALGDKKGAAVAVDPKTGKILGMVSTPSYDPSKISGSTDSKEWQSLLKDEDKPLVNRALRQPLPPGSTFKLVVAAAALEDGLYGSADTKTDSPNPYTLPGTRTVLKNESASAPCENATIRTALQYSCNNVFAKIAVDLGQDKVKSMAEKMGFNTDKLDVPVRASESVYPSDMDKAQTALTGIGQFDVTATPLQMSMVSGAIANGGELVAPHMVSQITDSDGDVLDSYDDADSQRVMSEGTANQLQSAMETVVGTGTGTNAQISGAEVGGKTGTAQHGENNSKTPYAWFTSYAKGGDGKEVAVAVIIESSDAARSEVSGNGLAAPIAKAMMQAALTS; translated from the coding sequence ATGAACAAGACGATCAGGAACGCCTCGGTCTTCACGCTGCTGCTCGTGCTCGCCCTCCTCGTGCGGGCGACGTGGGTGCAGTTCTACGACTCGAAGGCACTCGCGGACGACAAGAAGAACCGGCGCAACGTGATCGAGCAGTACGCGAACCCGCTGGGCGACATCATCGTGGGCGGTGACACCGTCACCGGCTCCGAGCGGACGAAGGGCAGCGACCTCAAGTACAAGCGCACCTACAAGGACGGTGACCTGTACTCGTCCGTCACGGGCTACAGCTCGCAGGTGTACGGGGCGACGCAGCTCGAGGGCATCTACAAGGACGTCCTCGACGGCACCGACACCCGGCTGAAGAACCCGCTGGACACGGTGACCAACAAGCGCGCCGACCCGGGTGACGTGGTCACGACGATCGACCCGGCGGTGCAGAAGGCCGCGTACAAGGCGCTCGGCGACAAGAAGGGCGCGGCGGTCGCCGTCGACCCGAAGACGGGCAAGATCCTCGGCATGGTGTCGACGCCGTCGTACGACCCCTCGAAGATCAGCGGTTCCACGGACTCCAAGGAGTGGCAGTCGCTCCTCAAGGACGAGGACAAGCCGCTGGTCAACCGTGCGCTGCGGCAGCCGCTGCCGCCGGGTTCGACGTTCAAGCTGGTCGTCGCGGCGGCGGCCCTGGAGGACGGGCTCTACGGTTCGGCGGACACGAAGACCGACAGTCCGAACCCGTACACGCTGCCCGGCACGCGCACGGTCCTGAAGAACGAGAGCGCGAGCGCGCCCTGCGAGAACGCCACGATCCGTACGGCGCTGCAGTACTCGTGCAACAACGTCTTCGCGAAGATCGCCGTCGACCTGGGCCAGGACAAGGTCAAGTCGATGGCCGAGAAGATGGGCTTCAACACCGACAAGCTGGACGTGCCGGTGCGCGCGTCCGAGAGCGTGTACCCGTCGGACATGGACAAGGCCCAGACGGCGCTGACCGGCATCGGCCAGTTCGACGTGACGGCGACGCCGCTGCAGATGTCGATGGTCTCGGGGGCGATCGCCAACGGCGGTGAGCTGGTCGCGCCGCACATGGTGTCCCAGATCACCGACTCGGACGGCGATGTCCTCGATTCGTACGACGACGCCGACTCGCAGCGGGTGATGAGCGAGGGCACGGCGAACCAGCTGCAGTCGGCGATGGAGACGGTCGTCGGGACTGGCACGGGCACGAACGCGCAGATCAGTGGCGCGGAGGTGGGCGGCAAGACGGGCACGGCCCAGCACGGCGAGAACAACAGCAAGACGCCGTACGCCTGGTTCACCTCGTACGCCAAGGGCGGCGACGGCAAGGAGGTCGCGGTGGCGGTCATCATCGAGTCGTCGGACGCGGCACGGTCAGAGGTCAGCGGAAACGGCCTGGCGGCGCCGATCGCGAAGGCGATGATGCAGGCGGCCCTGACGTCGTAG
- a CDS encoding TIGR03086 family metal-binding protein: protein MTRTIDFERQARLVAAVADGITDEQLAGPTPCPEYQVRHLLGHLVGLTAAFRDAGRKDLGAHLDRSPGDSLPELTPGWRAELPKLLDELVEVWRGPAAYEGMTRAGGIDLPGAVAGAVAMDELVVHGWDLARSTGQAYAPDDVSLGVAKELLTPEEGDQSGNSLFGPMVPVPDDAPLLDRVIGLSGRDPGWTPGV from the coding sequence ATGACGCGGACGATCGACTTCGAGCGGCAGGCCCGGCTGGTGGCAGCTGTCGCGGACGGCATCACCGACGAGCAGCTCGCGGGGCCCACGCCCTGTCCGGAGTATCAGGTGCGCCATCTGCTGGGCCATCTGGTCGGCCTGACCGCCGCGTTCCGGGACGCCGGGCGCAAGGACCTGGGCGCGCACCTCGACCGGAGCCCGGGGGACTCCCTCCCGGAACTGACGCCCGGGTGGCGTGCCGAGCTGCCGAAGCTGCTCGACGAGCTGGTGGAGGTGTGGCGCGGCCCCGCCGCGTACGAGGGCATGACCCGGGCCGGCGGCATCGATCTTCCGGGGGCTGTGGCGGGGGCCGTCGCCATGGATGAACTCGTCGTGCACGGCTGGGACTTGGCGCGGTCCACGGGTCAGGCGTACGCGCCCGACGACGTGAGCCTCGGGGTGGCCAAGGAGCTCCTCACGCCCGAGGAGGGCGACCAGTCCGGGAACAGTCTGTTCGGGCCCATGGTCCCGGTGCCGGACGACGCCCCGCTGCTCGACCGCGTGATCGGCCTCAGCGGCCGGGACCCGGGGTGGACGCCCGGGGTGTGA
- a CDS encoding GNAT family N-acetyltransferase, producing the protein MDVSLRPVHDSDLPVFYRQMNDPESNRLAAFTSPKAADRDLFEAHWKRLRASDDVVRTVLADGDVVGNAAVYGEPGEREVTYWIDRAYWGRGLATAALRELLAEVPERPLYARAAADNAGSLRVLEKCGFRVTAAARGFAHARGEEIDEAVLILE; encoded by the coding sequence ATGGATGTCAGTCTGCGCCCGGTCCACGACAGCGATCTCCCGGTCTTCTACCGGCAGATGAACGATCCCGAGTCGAACCGCCTCGCCGCGTTCACCTCGCCGAAGGCCGCCGACCGGGACCTTTTCGAAGCCCACTGGAAGCGGCTCCGCGCGTCGGACGACGTCGTCCGCACGGTCCTCGCGGACGGCGACGTCGTGGGCAACGCGGCGGTGTACGGGGAGCCGGGCGAACGCGAGGTCACGTACTGGATCGACCGGGCGTACTGGGGCCGCGGGCTGGCCACGGCCGCCCTGCGGGAACTGCTCGCGGAGGTGCCGGAGCGGCCGCTGTACGCCCGAGCGGCGGCGGACAACGCGGGATCCCTGCGGGTCCTGGAGAAGTGCGGTTTCCGGGTCACCGCCGCCGCGCGGGGCTTCGCGCATGCGCGGGGCGAGGAGATCGACGAGGCGGTCCTGATCCTGGAGTAG